From the genome of Edaphobacter dinghuensis, one region includes:
- a CDS encoding competence/damage-inducible protein A translates to MIAEIIAVGSEMLTPHRQDTNSLYLTAGLNDLGVEMAFKTIVGDNLRHLIQAAKIAIERADVIVFSGGLGPTEDDLTREAAAAALGIELHPDPAILTALYKRFAARQMIMPPNNAKQADVLDEAVLLENKNGSAPGQYLDTVVNGHRKIVILLPGPPSELKPLFDDAVKPRLASALPPRYLARRMLRMALIPESQVDARTAPIYKQYPDVETTILAGNAEIQLHFLSAKPTLAEAQARVDELTGKIEHEMDDAIFSSHGESLEEVVLLMLGMRHLTLATAESCTGGLLAQRLTAVPNSSSAFIGGTVVYTAELKTSLAGVAKETIDSKGTVSEEVAHELAEGIRARTGASIGISITGLAGPAGGASGPDAEKPVGRIYIGLADGRQTTVKELNLMGNRERIRYWAAQQALELIRRHLL, encoded by the coding sequence ATGATCGCTGAAATCATCGCCGTCGGCTCCGAGATGCTCACGCCCCACCGACAGGACACGAATTCCCTATACCTTACCGCCGGACTCAATGACCTCGGCGTCGAGATGGCCTTTAAAACCATCGTCGGCGACAACCTCCGCCATCTCATTCAGGCTGCAAAGATCGCCATCGAGCGCGCAGACGTCATCGTCTTTTCGGGCGGCCTCGGCCCTACCGAAGACGACCTCACCCGCGAAGCCGCCGCCGCTGCGCTTGGCATCGAGTTGCACCCTGATCCAGCCATCCTTACCGCGCTGTATAAACGATTCGCTGCGCGGCAGATGATCATGCCGCCCAACAACGCCAAGCAAGCCGACGTTCTGGATGAAGCCGTCCTGCTAGAAAATAAAAACGGCAGCGCTCCCGGCCAATACCTCGATACGGTCGTCAACGGGCATCGCAAGATCGTCATTCTTCTACCCGGCCCACCCAGCGAACTGAAGCCTCTCTTTGACGATGCCGTGAAGCCGCGTCTCGCCTCTGCTCTTCCCCCGCGTTACCTTGCGCGACGAATGCTGCGCATGGCACTGATACCGGAGTCGCAGGTAGACGCCCGTACTGCTCCTATCTACAAGCAATATCCGGACGTCGAGACCACCATCCTCGCCGGCAACGCTGAGATTCAGCTCCACTTCCTCTCCGCCAAACCAACGCTCGCAGAAGCTCAGGCACGCGTAGACGAGCTTACCGGGAAGATTGAGCACGAGATGGACGATGCCATCTTCTCCTCGCACGGAGAAAGCCTCGAAGAGGTTGTGCTCCTGATGCTGGGCATGAGACATCTCACGCTCGCCACTGCGGAGAGCTGCACCGGCGGTCTGCTGGCTCAGCGCCTGACTGCCGTGCCGAACAGCTCGAGCGCCTTTATCGGCGGCACTGTCGTCTACACTGCCGAACTCAAAACCTCCTTAGCCGGTGTGGCCAAAGAAACCATCGACAGCAAAGGAACAGTCAGCGAAGAGGTGGCCCACGAACTCGCAGAGGGCATCCGCGCGCGTACTGGCGCCTCTATCGGCATCTCCATCACGGGCCTTGCCGGACCAGCAGGCGGGGCCTCCGGTCCCGACGCAGAGAAACCGGTTGGCCGCATCTATATTGGCCTGGCCGACGGTCGCCAGACCACAGTGAAGGAGCTTAATCTGATGGGCAATCGGGAACGCATCCGTTACTGGGCCGCACAGCAAGCTCTGGAGCTCATTCGCCGCCACTTGCTTTAA
- the plsY gene encoding glycerol-3-phosphate 1-O-acyltransferase PlsY, which produces MIPWLLSISLAYLLGSIPFGYVLVKIFRKQDIRATGSGNIGATNVARSGAKGLAIATLLLDLGKAFVAVKIAQHILPGNYDLAVAAAVAAILGHVFPIWLRFHGGKGVASALGVFLALSWPSALAALAVFVVIFALTRYVSLASIIAAAAFPAFGLYFVPTRTPIVVGGFFFIPLLIIVKHHQNIRRLISGTENRFGSPKVTA; this is translated from the coding sequence ATGATTCCGTGGCTCCTCTCCATCTCGCTGGCCTATCTCCTCGGCTCCATTCCGTTTGGCTATGTTCTGGTGAAGATCTTCCGCAAACAGGACATTCGCGCTACCGGAAGCGGCAATATCGGGGCCACAAATGTAGCTCGTTCCGGGGCAAAGGGTCTCGCTATCGCTACGCTTCTGTTGGACCTGGGCAAAGCCTTTGTCGCAGTCAAGATTGCACAGCACATCCTGCCCGGCAACTATGATCTCGCCGTCGCCGCTGCCGTCGCCGCCATCCTCGGCCACGTCTTTCCCATCTGGCTGCGCTTTCACGGAGGCAAGGGAGTAGCCAGCGCTCTCGGCGTCTTCCTCGCGTTAAGCTGGCCCAGCGCCCTCGCTGCGCTCGCCGTCTTTGTCGTCATCTTCGCGCTGACGCGCTATGTCTCGCTGGCTTCTATTATTGCGGCAGCAGCTTTTCCGGCCTTCGGCTTGTATTTTGTTCCAACCAGAACGCCCATCGTTGTGGGTGGTTTCTTCTTCATTCCCTTGCTCATCATCGTCAAGCACCATCAGAACATTCGCCGCCTGATCTCCGGCACGGAGAATCGCTTCGGCTCTCCAAAGGTGACAGCATGA
- a CDS encoding NAD(P)H-dependent glycerol-3-phosphate dehydrogenase, with protein MSRIAILGAGAWGTALALSLARRGGHEIVLWSHSAPLAEQLNDVGENLPYLPGFTLPADILVTSDLPGAIFEADILLCVTPSQYLRGVISHIAPLLTRDQIIVIASKGLEEATFLRMSQVVASVTNNPCAVLSGPSFAQEVALGYPTAIVAAASTSALAQIIQREFSSPTLRIYTNDDVTGVELGGALKNVIALSSGVVHGLNLGHNSAAGLITRGIAEITRLSVACGGRRQTLAGLSGVGDLILTCTGNLSRNRSVGIELGKGRHLPEILAGLNGKVAEGVQSTVAALGLAARYGVEMPITEQMDAILHHNKSPKDAIRDLMARPGRDE; from the coding sequence ATGAGCCGCATTGCAATCCTTGGCGCGGGCGCCTGGGGCACAGCCCTTGCCCTTTCGCTTGCCCGACGCGGCGGCCACGAGATCGTTCTCTGGTCGCACTCCGCTCCGCTGGCAGAGCAGCTTAACGATGTAGGAGAAAATCTTCCCTATCTCCCCGGCTTCACCCTTCCCGCCGACATTCTGGTCACCTCCGACCTCCCCGGCGCCATCTTCGAAGCCGATATCCTGCTCTGCGTCACCCCTTCGCAATATCTTCGCGGCGTCATCAGCCACATCGCTCCTCTGCTCACCCGTGACCAGATCATCGTCATCGCATCCAAGGGACTCGAAGAGGCCACCTTCCTGCGCATGTCACAGGTCGTTGCCTCCGTCACCAACAATCCCTGCGCCGTTCTCAGCGGACCCTCCTTCGCGCAGGAGGTAGCTCTCGGCTATCCCACCGCCATCGTCGCTGCTGCCTCCACCTCCGCACTCGCGCAGATTATTCAGCGTGAGTTTTCTTCGCCGACGCTCCGCATCTACACCAACGACGACGTCACTGGCGTCGAGCTGGGCGGCGCCCTGAAGAATGTCATCGCGCTCTCCTCCGGCGTCGTCCACGGCCTCAATCTGGGTCACAACTCTGCCGCCGGCCTCATCACCCGCGGTATCGCCGAGATCACCCGTCTCTCTGTAGCCTGCGGTGGCCGCCGCCAGACGCTCGCCGGCCTCTCCGGAGTCGGCGACCTTATCCTCACCTGCACCGGAAATCTCTCCCGCAATCGCTCTGTCGGAATCGAGCTGGGAAAAGGCCGTCATCTGCCGGAGATTCTCGCGGGGCTGAACGGCAAGGTGGCCGAAGGCGTTCAGAGCACCGTAGCCGCACTCGGCCTGGCTGCCCGCTACGGGGTCGAAATGCCGATTACCGAACAGATGGACGCTATTCTTCATCACAATAAATCGCCCAAAGATGCCATTCGAGACCTGATGGCTCGTCCCGGGCGCGACGAATAG
- a CDS encoding YXWGXW repeat-containing protein: MKITRLVKNSIGTIALAGALLFAAPRPAHARVFVSVAIAPPAIPVYAQPPIPGDGYIWTPGYWAWTDDGYVWVDGAWVEPPYVGALWTPGYWGWGNGGYFWNAGYWGPTIGYYGGINYGFGYFGVGFCGGYWGHGHFWYNRGYNNFGGRHFGNIYDRPVHGFNGRPGGASFTRNVGARNFAGNRGASIGGRNYGNRSFADNRSFANGRSSFNGGNRSAYNVNNRQAFNSSSRQSFNGARSFSQGSRSYAQPSQQRSYGGQSRSFASAPRGNYGGGGSFHGGGGGGGFHGGGGGGGGFHGGGGGGHGGGGHR; encoded by the coding sequence ATGAAGATTACACGTCTCGTCAAAAACTCGATCGGCACTATCGCACTGGCAGGAGCGCTCCTCTTTGCTGCTCCCCGCCCGGCCCACGCAAGAGTCTTTGTCTCTGTTGCAATTGCTCCCCCAGCGATTCCTGTGTACGCGCAGCCTCCCATCCCCGGCGATGGCTACATCTGGACTCCCGGCTATTGGGCCTGGACCGATGATGGCTACGTATGGGTCGATGGAGCCTGGGTTGAGCCTCCCTACGTAGGCGCACTCTGGACCCCCGGATACTGGGGCTGGGGCAATGGCGGCTACTTCTGGAACGCTGGATACTGGGGCCCGACAATCGGCTACTACGGCGGCATTAACTACGGCTTCGGATACTTCGGCGTCGGCTTCTGCGGCGGATATTGGGGCCACGGCCATTTCTGGTACAACCGCGGTTACAACAACTTCGGTGGTCGCCACTTCGGAAATATCTATGACCGCCCGGTACACGGCTTCAACGGTCGTCCCGGAGGCGCCAGCTTTACGAGAAATGTAGGAGCTCGTAACTTCGCCGGCAATCGCGGCGCGTCCATCGGTGGCCGCAACTATGGCAACCGTAGCTTTGCTGACAACCGTAGCTTCGCCAACGGACGCAGCAGCTTCAACGGCGGCAATCGCAGCGCCTATAACGTGAATAACCGGCAGGCCTTCAACAGCAGCAGCCGTCAATCGTTCAACGGCGCACGCAGCTTCTCTCAAGGCTCACGCAGCTACGCCCAGCCAAGCCAGCAGCGAAGCTACGGCGGGCAGAGCCGCAGCTTCGCCAGCGCTCCCCGCGGCAACTATGGCGGCGGAGGCAGCTTCCATGGTGGTGGCGGAGGCGGAGGTTTCCACGGCGGAGGAGGCGGCGGTGGTGGCTTCCACGGCGGTGGCGGCGGTGGTCACGGCGGTGGTGGCCATCGGTAA
- the murG gene encoding undecaprenyldiphospho-muramoylpentapeptide beta-N-acetylglucosaminyltransferase, with the protein MRSTDVGQAAKSVGLRVLIAGGGTGGHVIPALAIARELRDTTGAEVRFVGTARGLETRLVPEAGFPLELIHVGQLKNVSVATRLRTLMDLPLGVGRCVGLLRNFKPDVVVGVGGYASGPAMMAAILLRVPTLAFEPNAVPGLANRLVGRLVTAAAVNFEETRRYFRRAQVTGTPVRPEFFAIGKKEQGESKRLLVFGASQGARVFNELMPRAMTRLLDAFPTLDVVHQTGGRHGETTLAIYRDLGIGFERVTVTPYLDDMAAQFAAADLILCRSGASTIAELAAAGRASVLVPFPQAADDHQRKNADAFVAAGAAEMIVESSLNEERLLQVLQQLLADDSRRQEMAESARALAHPAAVKSIGEMVLQLAKRL; encoded by the coding sequence GTGAGATCGACTGACGTGGGGCAAGCGGCGAAGAGCGTGGGGCTACGGGTTCTGATAGCGGGGGGAGGAACTGGCGGTCATGTGATTCCGGCGCTGGCGATTGCGCGGGAGCTACGGGATACCACTGGTGCTGAGGTTCGTTTTGTAGGGACGGCGCGAGGGCTGGAGACGCGGCTGGTGCCGGAGGCGGGATTTCCACTCGAACTGATTCATGTTGGGCAATTGAAAAATGTCAGCGTGGCTACTCGGTTGCGTACGCTGATGGATCTTCCGTTAGGCGTGGGGCGCTGCGTTGGGCTTCTGCGGAACTTTAAGCCGGATGTTGTTGTGGGAGTGGGTGGCTATGCCTCCGGCCCGGCGATGATGGCGGCGATTTTGCTGCGGGTGCCGACACTGGCGTTTGAGCCGAACGCCGTTCCGGGGCTGGCGAACCGTCTGGTGGGGCGGCTGGTGACGGCGGCTGCGGTGAACTTCGAGGAGACGCGCCGTTATTTTCGCAGGGCACAGGTCACAGGAACACCGGTACGGCCTGAGTTTTTTGCGATTGGCAAAAAAGAGCAGGGCGAGAGCAAGAGGCTGCTGGTATTCGGGGCCAGTCAGGGTGCTCGCGTATTCAACGAACTGATGCCGAGGGCGATGACGCGGCTTCTGGACGCCTTCCCGACGCTCGATGTGGTACATCAGACCGGCGGCCGGCATGGGGAGACAACGCTCGCTATATACCGTGATCTGGGGATTGGTTTTGAGCGGGTCACGGTGACGCCTTATCTGGATGACATGGCAGCGCAGTTTGCGGCGGCGGACCTGATCCTTTGCCGCAGCGGTGCGAGCACGATTGCGGAGCTTGCGGCGGCGGGCAGGGCTTCTGTTCTGGTGCCGTTTCCTCAGGCGGCTGACGACCATCAGCGGAAGAATGCCGATGCATTTGTCGCTGCAGGGGCAGCGGAGATGATCGTCGAGTCCTCGCTGAACGAGGAGCGTTTATTGCAGGTGTTGCAGCAACTGCTGGCAGATGATTCACGACGGCAGGAGATGGCGGAGAGTGCACGGGCGTTGGCGCATCCTGCGGCGGTGAAGTCGATTGGAGAGATGGTGCTGCAATTGGCGAAGCGCCTATGA
- the ftsW gene encoding putative lipid II flippase FtsW, with translation MAKRVGVDKWLFGVVLLLVLFGLVMVFSASAVMAKSQFGSAYYFMIRQSIWAGFGMVALVLLMRVDYRHYNNPRVVFPLVAGTMLLLMAVFASRDSHNTHRWFRFGAFSFQPSELATPVLILFLAYFLQTRMHKMDDWRGTVLRAALPPLLFIALILKEPDLGTAIVCAAVTMLMLYLAGLQVRYIGIALACASPVLYYMLFRVPWRRARMLAFVNPEADPRGTGFHILQSLIAVGTGGIRGLGLMEGRQKLFYLPEPHTDFIFANICEELGLIGAVAVVAMFVFLGYRGLRAAFLSTDPFARFLAFGITSAILIQAFFNMSVVVALLPTKGITLPFISFGGTSLFVTMACMGVLLNVTREID, from the coding sequence ATGGCGAAGAGAGTAGGAGTGGACAAGTGGCTCTTCGGAGTGGTGCTGCTGCTGGTGCTGTTTGGGCTGGTGATGGTGTTTTCCGCGTCCGCGGTGATGGCCAAGTCGCAGTTCGGCTCGGCGTATTACTTCATGATTCGGCAGTCGATCTGGGCCGGGTTTGGCATGGTGGCGCTGGTGCTGCTGATGCGGGTCGACTATCGCCACTATAACAATCCCAGGGTGGTCTTTCCGTTGGTTGCGGGGACGATGCTGTTGCTGATGGCGGTCTTTGCCAGCCGCGACTCTCATAACACGCATCGCTGGTTTCGCTTCGGAGCATTCAGCTTTCAGCCTTCGGAGCTGGCGACTCCTGTGCTGATTTTGTTTCTTGCGTACTTTTTGCAGACGCGGATGCACAAGATGGATGACTGGCGAGGGACCGTGCTGCGGGCCGCGCTGCCGCCGTTGCTGTTCATTGCGCTCATCCTCAAAGAACCTGATTTGGGGACAGCGATTGTGTGTGCCGCGGTCACCATGCTGATGCTTTACCTTGCGGGATTGCAGGTGCGCTACATCGGGATCGCGCTGGCGTGTGCCTCTCCTGTGCTTTATTACATGCTGTTTCGTGTGCCCTGGCGGCGTGCGCGCATGTTGGCCTTTGTGAATCCCGAGGCCGACCCTAGAGGGACAGGGTTCCATATTCTGCAGTCTCTGATTGCCGTTGGTACGGGGGGAATTCGCGGGCTTGGATTGATGGAAGGACGGCAGAAGCTGTTCTACCTGCCGGAGCCGCATACGGACTTCATCTTTGCGAATATCTGCGAAGAGCTTGGATTGATTGGCGCTGTGGCTGTAGTCGCGATGTTTGTGTTTCTCGGCTATCGCGGCCTGCGGGCGGCGTTTCTTTCGACTGATCCCTTTGCGAGGTTTCTCGCCTTTGGGATTACCTCGGCGATCCTGATTCAGGCGTTCTTCAACATGAGCGTCGTGGTTGCACTGCTGCCGACGAAGGGAATCACGCTGCCCTTTATCTCGTTCGGAGGAACGTCGTTGTTTGTCACGATGGCATGTATGGGCGTTCTGCTGAACGTAACTCGTGAGATCGACTGA
- the murD gene encoding UDP-N-acetylmuramoyl-L-alanine--D-glutamate ligase: MELKNKRVLVVGLGKSGLSSALFLRAQGAQVTVSDTRSAEALAKEIPALLDAGIMVESGGHGLLTFRRQDLIVVSPGVPMDTPEVKQVKAFGLPVIGELELASRFLQGKVVAITGSNGKTTTTTLLGKIFEDGGMSTLVGGNIGLPVIDLVAKSTADTVSVLEVSSFQLETIEEFHPWISVVLNITPDHLDRHGSFENYAAAKARITERQEASDFLVLNGEDKPTQMVAAKTRAQIYWFSPRRPVKQGAFVHGESIFFVAKEGDKPEPVMPVAEIRLKGAHNVENVLAAVCAARLAGISAEKIRASVAEFKGVEHRLEFVRLLRGVEFYNDSKATNVDAAMKAVASFAGGIHLILGGKDKNSDYGAMADLLKERVKIVYTIGSAAEKIERQLQGVVKIVSAETMQAAVAEASKGAVAGDVVLLAPACSSFDQFENYEHRGQVFRQLVNELS; the protein is encoded by the coding sequence ATGGAACTGAAGAATAAACGGGTGTTGGTGGTGGGGTTGGGGAAGAGTGGGCTGTCGTCTGCGCTGTTTTTGCGGGCGCAGGGCGCGCAGGTGACGGTGAGCGACACGCGCAGCGCGGAGGCGCTGGCGAAGGAGATTCCTGCGCTGCTGGATGCGGGGATTATGGTCGAGTCGGGTGGGCATGGGTTGCTGACCTTTCGGCGGCAGGATTTGATTGTGGTGTCGCCGGGAGTGCCGATGGATACTCCCGAGGTGAAGCAGGTGAAGGCGTTTGGCCTGCCGGTGATTGGGGAGCTGGAGCTGGCCAGCCGATTTCTGCAAGGCAAAGTTGTGGCGATTACGGGATCGAACGGGAAGACGACTACGACGACTCTGCTGGGCAAGATATTTGAAGATGGTGGCATGTCGACGCTGGTGGGCGGCAATATCGGCTTGCCGGTGATCGATCTGGTGGCGAAGAGCACAGCGGATACGGTGAGCGTGCTGGAGGTTTCGAGCTTTCAACTGGAGACGATTGAGGAGTTTCATCCGTGGATCTCGGTAGTGTTGAACATCACGCCAGACCATCTGGATCGCCATGGCAGCTTTGAGAACTATGCTGCGGCGAAGGCGCGGATTACGGAGCGGCAGGAGGCGAGTGATTTTCTGGTTCTGAACGGAGAAGACAAGCCGACGCAGATGGTGGCGGCGAAGACACGGGCACAGATCTACTGGTTCAGTCCGCGGCGGCCAGTCAAGCAGGGGGCCTTTGTCCATGGCGAGAGCATCTTCTTTGTTGCGAAAGAGGGTGACAAGCCTGAGCCGGTGATGCCGGTGGCGGAGATTCGGCTAAAGGGCGCGCATAACGTTGAGAACGTGCTGGCGGCGGTTTGTGCAGCGCGGCTGGCGGGGATTTCGGCGGAGAAGATTCGGGCTTCGGTTGCGGAGTTCAAAGGCGTGGAGCATCGGCTGGAGTTTGTGCGGCTGCTGCGCGGTGTGGAGTTCTATAACGATTCGAAGGCGACGAATGTGGATGCGGCGATGAAGGCGGTGGCCTCGTTTGCTGGCGGCATTCATCTGATTCTTGGCGGCAAGGACAAGAACTCCGACTACGGTGCGATGGCCGATCTTTTGAAGGAGCGGGTGAAGATTGTTTATACGATTGGTTCAGCCGCCGAAAAGATTGAGCGGCAGTTGCAGGGAGTGGTGAAGATAGTTTCAGCGGAGACGATGCAGGCTGCCGTGGCCGAGGCGTCGAAGGGTGCTGTGGCTGGGGACGTGGTTCTGCTGGCTCCGGCTTGCTCGAGCTTTGACCAGTTCGAAAACTACGAGCATCGGGGACAGGTTTTTCGGCAGTTAGTCAACGAATTGAGCTAA
- the mraY gene encoding phospho-N-acetylmuramoyl-pentapeptide-transferase produces MLYWLLYQKLFPYFRLFRIFRYLTFRTVFASLTALLIGLLIGPYVIEKLREFQIGQYIREEGPQSHQKKSGTPTMGGVLILISVLVPTLLWSDLSNPLVWLVMLSTLAFGAIGFADDYIKVVHRRNQGLTARAKLGLQLLVSGGVAVALVGLETHGNYSTRLMVPFAKRFRPDLVIDSLLHMPHVWWLGYAGFVVFVMIVIAGSSNAVNLTDGLDGLAIGCTIIAAGALTVLTYVSGHVVFADYLELQRMPLVSELTVFCGAMVGASIGFLWYNAHPAEIFMGDVGSLALGGAIGTVAVVIKQELLLPFIGGVFILEAVSVMLQVGSYKLRNGKRIFKMAPLHHHFELMGWSESKVIARFWIMALVFALFALTTLKLR; encoded by the coding sequence TTGCTCTATTGGCTGCTCTATCAGAAGTTATTTCCTTATTTTCGTCTCTTTCGTATCTTTCGCTACCTCACGTTTCGTACGGTATTCGCGAGCCTGACGGCGTTGCTGATCGGCCTGCTGATTGGGCCGTATGTGATTGAGAAGCTGCGCGAGTTTCAGATTGGGCAGTACATCCGCGAAGAGGGGCCGCAGTCGCACCAGAAGAAGAGCGGAACGCCGACGATGGGCGGTGTGCTGATTCTGATCTCGGTGCTGGTGCCGACGCTGCTGTGGTCGGATCTGTCGAACCCGCTGGTGTGGCTGGTGATGCTGTCGACGCTGGCCTTTGGCGCAATAGGATTTGCGGATGACTACATCAAGGTAGTGCATCGCAGGAACCAGGGACTGACGGCGCGGGCGAAGCTGGGATTGCAGCTTCTGGTGAGCGGCGGTGTGGCTGTGGCGCTGGTGGGGCTGGAGACGCATGGAAACTATTCGACTCGGTTGATGGTGCCGTTTGCGAAGCGGTTTCGTCCGGACCTTGTGATCGACAGCCTGTTGCATATGCCCCATGTGTGGTGGCTGGGGTATGCGGGTTTTGTTGTCTTTGTGATGATTGTGATTGCGGGTTCGAGCAATGCGGTGAATCTTACTGATGGTCTCGACGGGCTGGCGATTGGCTGCACGATTATTGCGGCGGGTGCGCTGACGGTGCTGACCTATGTGAGTGGGCATGTTGTTTTTGCCGATTATCTGGAGTTGCAGCGGATGCCGCTGGTGAGCGAGTTGACGGTGTTTTGCGGGGCGATGGTGGGCGCGAGTATCGGCTTCCTCTGGTATAACGCTCATCCGGCGGAGATCTTTATGGGGGACGTGGGTAGCCTTGCGCTGGGTGGGGCGATCGGTACGGTGGCTGTGGTCATCAAGCAGGAGCTGCTGCTGCCATTTATCGGCGGGGTGTTTATTCTGGAGGCAGTGAGCGTGATGCTCCAGGTTGGGAGCTATAAGCTGCGCAATGGGAAACGCATCTTCAAGATGGCTCCGCTGCATCATCACTTTGAGTTGATGGGGTGGTCGGAGTCGAAGGTGATTGCGCGGTTTTGGATTATGGCGCTGGTGTTTGCTCTGTTTGCTTTGACGACTTTGAAGCTCCGCTGA